A portion of the Thunnus maccoyii chromosome 20, fThuMac1.1, whole genome shotgun sequence genome contains these proteins:
- the LOC121887161 gene encoding hydroxycarboxylic acid receptor 2-like, with protein MTISNFTTSISGGGSSNGSGCPPVDDSLEALILLSVIIALGLPGNVVALWILCFKLKAWNPNNLFLFNLVIADFLVLMSLPLRIDDFLRSHWVFGDGLCRINIFLVFSSRSASIILMTVVAIYRYFKVVHPHHRFNRLTKRQAAYMLVFVWLLAISLSAPILAYNHIKSSANSTQCLFFTSSSFTNLVTMHRILTVLLFIIPLAMLLFCSIRISSFLRQRQMGKLEKVRKAMRVCNAIVAVFIVCFLPTTVTTIGLWVIHSYHSLDCTIRYTFIRLTIVSGWLNLLNSALDPILYIFSSSMFKKALCSSLPRFLRYGQVTGDAEKTASSTESQSTTQQELKSMRADRGSEAM; from the exons ATGACCATTTCAAACTTCACGACTTCAATCTCTGGTGGTGGAAGCAGCAATGGCAGTGGATGCCCACCAGTTGATGATTCACTGGAGGCTTTGATCCTGTTATCAGTCATCATTGCACTGGGACTGCCAGGAAACGTAGTTGCTCTGTGGATCTTATGCTTTAAACTGAAGGCCTGGAACCCCAACAACCTGTTCCTCTTCAACCTGGTTATTGCCGACTTCCTGGTTCTCATGAGTCTTCCTCTCAGGATCGATGACTTTCTCAGGAGCCACTGGGTGTTTGGTGATGGCTTGTGCAGGATCAACATCTTCCTGGTATTTTCCAGCCGCTCAGCCAGCATCATACTCATGACCGTGGTGGCAATTTATCGCTACTTTAAG GTGGTCCATCCTCACCACCGGTTCAACCGTTTGACCAAGAGACAGGCTGCatacatgttagtgtttgtCTGGCTGTTGGCCATCAGTCTTTCGGCTCCCATACTGGCTTACAACCACATCAAAAGCAGTGCCAACAGCACCCAGTGCTTATTCTTCACTTCTTCTTCATTCACCAATCTGGTCACCATGCACCGCATCCTGACagtgctgttgttcatcatccCGCTGGCCATGCTGCTGTTCTGCTCCATCCGGATTTCCAGCTTCCTGAGGCAGCGGCAGATGGGAAAACTTGAAAAGGTGCGCAAGGCGATGAGGGTGTGCAACGCCATCGTCGCTGTGTTCATAGTGTGCTTCTTACCGACCACGGTGACGACCATCGGGTTGTGGGTCATCCACTCGTATCACTCCCTTGACTGCACCATCCGCTACACTTTCATCCGGCTCACCATTGTGTCTGGGTGGCTGAACTTACTGAACTCGGCTCTGGACCCCATCTTGTACATCTTCTCCAGCTCCATGTTCAAGAAGGCGCTTTGCAGCTCGCTTCCCCGTTTCCTGCGCTACGGTCAGGTCACAGGTGATGCAGAGAAGACTGCATCCTCAACTGAAAGTCAGTCGACCACCCAGCAGGAACTGAAATCCATGAGGGCTGACAGAGGGAGTGAAGCCATGTAA